The Niastella koreensis GR20-10 genome includes a window with the following:
- a CDS encoding class I SAM-dependent methyltransferase yields the protein MFNSSTWFKEWFNSPYYHKLYFEHDEKEASAFITRLLNKLRVPEHARLLDVACGRGRHSKLLAAHGFDVTGIDLAPASIAIAKAQENSHLHFYEHDMRLPFWINYFDYAFNFFTSFGYFRTEREHYNAIRTIANALKPNGTVVIDYLNVHYAEDHLVHKSQKVIDDITYYLTKWYDETHFYKKIEIEDEALDAPLEFTERVSKFSLGDFNDMFAYYHLQLKEVYGDYNLNAYDVKHSPRMIMIAKKN from the coding sequence ATGTTCAACAGCAGCACCTGGTTTAAGGAGTGGTTCAATTCCCCTTACTACCACAAATTATATTTTGAACACGATGAAAAAGAAGCCTCCGCATTTATTACCAGGCTGCTGAATAAACTGCGTGTTCCCGAACATGCCCGGCTACTCGATGTTGCCTGCGGACGTGGCCGCCATTCCAAATTACTGGCTGCACATGGTTTCGATGTTACCGGTATTGATCTGGCCCCCGCCAGTATTGCTATTGCCAAAGCACAGGAAAACAGCCACCTGCATTTTTATGAGCACGATATGCGGCTGCCCTTCTGGATAAATTATTTCGACTACGCGTTTAATTTCTTCACCAGCTTTGGTTACTTCAGAACCGAACGCGAGCACTACAATGCCATCAGAACAATTGCCAATGCATTAAAACCCAACGGCACCGTAGTGATCGATTACCTGAATGTTCACTATGCCGAAGACCACCTGGTGCACAAGTCACAGAAAGTGATTGACGACATTACCTATTACCTTACCAAGTGGTATGATGAAACGCATTTTTACAAGAAGATAGAAATTGAAGATGAGGCCCTGGATGCACCGTTGGAATTTACCGAACGGGTTTCCAAATTCTCCCTGGGCGATTTCAACGACATGTTCGCCTATTACCATCTTCAGTTAAAAGAGGTTTACGGTGATTATAACCTGAATGCGTACGATGTTAAGCATTCTCCAAGAATGATAATGATCGCTAAGAAGAATTAG
- a CDS encoding LTA synthase family protein, which produces MISILLVPMLVLGSIPVLHPFTSKPGKKIWMTILGIGSVFALFFFAVDFAHYAYLEQRLNASALNYLEDAKISMGMVWQSYPIVRLVLGILLMAALLIWIFNRVHRWVSKQTYTGTKRSRIFFFTGTFLVCGFFIFGRLAQFPLRWSDAFALGSDYKAGLSLNPFESFFSSLKFRHSSFDQKKVKELAPVIGSNLHFTPATDPLSFARQVAPRPGALTTRPNIVLVICESFSAYKSSMFGNPLNTTPFFDSLCHQGVFFDRCFTPTYGTARGVWATITGTPDVEMPKTASRNPGMVDQHTIINNFKGYDKFYFLGGSTSWANIRGVLTNNIDSLHLYEQDDYSAKKIDVWGISDKNLFLEANKVLAKEEKPFFAIIQTADNHRPYTIPEEDQAEFQKKQYPYDSLTKYGFESNDEMNAFRYTDFGYRKLIEAARKEKYFNNTVFVFVGDHGIVGNADALFPHAWTAQRLNTMHVPLLFYAPGLLAPQRIHNIGSQVDVLPTIAGLSNIPYRNSTLGKDLLDSATTGFAFVFDPDNNMTGVVKDGYLYRKQLMTKKEELVSIINNDPVPNDAAHAAIMHDMGVLTDALYETAKYMLLNNKKAGK; this is translated from the coding sequence ATGATTTCCATCTTGTTGGTACCCATGCTCGTTTTGGGCAGCATTCCGGTATTGCACCCCTTTACCAGTAAACCGGGCAAAAAGATCTGGATGACGATCCTTGGCATTGGCTCCGTGTTCGCGCTTTTCTTCTTTGCTGTGGACTTCGCGCATTATGCCTACCTGGAACAACGCCTCAACGCCAGCGCCCTCAATTACCTGGAAGATGCAAAGATTTCCATGGGCATGGTTTGGCAATCGTATCCCATCGTGCGCCTGGTGCTGGGCATTTTGCTGATGGCAGCCCTGTTAATATGGATCTTCAACCGCGTGCACCGATGGGTGAGTAAACAAACCTATACCGGTACAAAACGCAGCCGCATATTTTTCTTTACCGGAACCTTTTTAGTGTGCGGATTTTTCATTTTTGGCCGGTTAGCCCAATTCCCATTGCGCTGGAGCGACGCTTTTGCACTGGGAAGCGATTATAAAGCCGGTTTGTCGTTAAACCCCTTTGAAAGTTTTTTCAGCTCGCTGAAATTCAGACATAGCAGTTTTGATCAAAAGAAAGTAAAAGAGCTGGCCCCGGTGATCGGCAGCAATTTACATTTTACGCCCGCAACCGATCCGCTGAGTTTTGCCCGCCAGGTGGCGCCGCGGCCAGGTGCGTTAACTACCCGGCCCAATATTGTGCTGGTGATCTGCGAATCGTTCAGCGCTTACAAAAGTTCTATGTTTGGCAATCCGCTGAACACCACCCCATTTTTTGACAGTTTGTGCCACCAGGGTGTTTTCTTCGACCGGTGTTTTACGCCTACTTATGGTACAGCGCGCGGGGTATGGGCCACTATTACCGGCACGCCCGATGTGGAAATGCCAAAAACAGCCAGCCGCAACCCGGGTATGGTAGACCAGCACACCATCATCAATAATTTTAAAGGGTACGATAAATTCTATTTTCTGGGTGGCAGCACCAGCTGGGCCAACATCCGCGGGGTGCTCACCAATAATATCGACAGCCTGCATTTGTACGAACAGGATGATTATTCCGCCAAAAAGATAGATGTGTGGGGCATTAGTGATAAGAACCTGTTTTTGGAAGCCAATAAAGTACTGGCCAAAGAGGAGAAACCTTTCTTTGCCATTATTCAAACGGCCGATAACCACCGCCCCTATACGATCCCGGAAGAAGACCAGGCCGAATTTCAAAAGAAACAGTATCCCTACGATTCATTAACCAAATACGGATTTGAATCAAACGATGAAATGAATGCCTTCCGCTATACTGATTTTGGTTACCGCAAACTCATAGAAGCGGCGCGTAAGGAAAAGTATTTCAATAACACCGTATTTGTTTTTGTGGGTGACCATGGTATTGTTGGCAATGCGGATGCGTTATTTCCGCACGCCTGGACTGCGCAACGGTTAAATACCATGCATGTGCCTCTGTTGTTTTATGCACCGGGTTTACTGGCGCCGCAACGCATTCACAACATCGGCTCACAGGTTGATGTGTTGCCTACTATTGCCGGTTTAAGTAACATTCCTTACCGGAACAGCACATTGGGTAAAGACCTGCTCGATTCTGCCACTACCGGCTTTGCCTTTGTATTTGACCCGGATAACAATATGACCGGTGTGGTAAAAGATGGGTATTTATACCGCAAACAATTGATGACTAAAAAAGAAGAACTGGTTTCCATCATCAATAACGACCCCGTTCCTAACGATGCTGCACACGCCGCCATTATGCACGACATGGGGGTGCTCACAGATGCCTTATACGAAACAGCGAAGTATATGTTGTTGAATAATAAGAAAGCGGGAAAGTAA
- a CDS encoding phosphatase PAP2 family protein produces the protein MIVTSPACLLTFWQLIQPVDTWLITHINQNWGNSFFDTVLPFVRETLTWVPLYLFLLLFVTTNFGIKGWWWVMGVVLCAALSDLISSQVIKQTIWRTRPCRDEVLGPQLRFFINYCPGSSSFTSSHATNHFAQAMFFFATLRPVMGKWANLFFVWAFIIAYTQVYVGVHYPFDVFCGALLGIGIGLVLSKLFHKRIGMLTVS, from the coding sequence ATGATTGTTACCTCTCCCGCCTGCCTCTTAACATTCTGGCAACTAATTCAGCCCGTAGACACCTGGCTTATTACCCATATAAACCAGAACTGGGGCAATTCGTTCTTTGATACGGTTTTACCGTTTGTCAGGGAAACATTAACATGGGTTCCCCTGTATTTGTTCTTATTGTTGTTTGTAACAACCAATTTTGGCATAAAAGGTTGGTGGTGGGTAATGGGTGTTGTGCTCTGCGCCGCCCTGAGCGACCTCATCAGCAGCCAGGTAATAAAGCAAACCATCTGGCGAACCAGGCCCTGCCGCGACGAAGTACTTGGACCTCAATTGCGTTTTTTTATAAATTATTGTCCGGGCAGCTCCAGTTTTACCTCCTCCCATGCTACCAATCATTTTGCCCAGGCGATGTTCTTTTTCGCCACTTTACGGCCGGTTATGGGCAAATGGGCCAATCTTTTTTTTGTTTGGGCATTTATTATCGCCTATACCCAGGTTTATGTAGGGGTTCATTACCCTTTTGATGTATTTTGCGGAGCGCTCCTGGGGATTGGAATAGGTCTTGTGTTAAGCAAACTATTTCATAAGCGAATAGGAATGCTTACAGTATCTTAG
- a CDS encoding hemolysin family protein has protein sequence MEIFILLALIFLNGLFVMSEIALVSVRKTRLENLANKGDDSARKALDLANNPELFLSAAQIGITLIAILTGVYSGERFGKYLEPSLQRIEIIRPYAQPISTTIIVIIVTFLSIVFGELIPKRIGLLKAEKIARVVALPVLYFSKATHPFVWLLNKTSNLFLKILNIKATADNNVTEEEIKAIISEGTEQGTIEEVEQEIIERVFHLSDRNITSLMTHRSDMIWFDLNDTEDSIRDKIIKEPHSVYPICDKDLDNIKGIVSLKDLYVTNDFLAFKSIMKPALFVPENITAYRLLERFKQQRVPSCFIVDEYGSLQGMITLNDILTALVGEMPEENDDSYEIVKRKDGSYLVDAQIPFYNFLSHFYKAEWMSEVEQEFDTLAGFILHQLERIPHIGDTMEWKGFQFEIIDMDAQRIDKVLVTASQEILEDMKDGTEEA, from the coding sequence ATGGAAATTTTTATATTACTGGCTTTGATCTTTTTGAATGGTTTATTTGTAATGTCGGAAATAGCCCTGGTATCGGTTCGAAAAACCCGGTTAGAGAATCTGGCCAACAAAGGCGACGATTCCGCCCGTAAAGCCCTGGACCTGGCCAATAACCCTGAATTATTCCTGTCGGCGGCGCAGATCGGCATCACCCTCATCGCTATCCTTACGGGTGTGTACTCTGGCGAACGTTTCGGGAAGTACCTGGAACCTTCCCTCCAGCGAATTGAGATTATCAGGCCCTACGCCCAGCCTATTTCCACTACCATCATTGTAATAATTGTTACTTTTCTTTCAATAGTATTTGGCGAGCTGATCCCCAAACGAATCGGTTTATTAAAGGCCGAAAAAATAGCCCGCGTTGTGGCCCTGCCGGTTTTGTATTTCTCCAAAGCCACCCACCCTTTTGTGTGGCTGCTGAATAAAACCAGCAACCTGTTTTTGAAGATCCTGAATATAAAAGCTACGGCCGACAACAACGTTACGGAAGAAGAGATCAAAGCTATCATCAGTGAAGGCACCGAGCAGGGCACCATCGAGGAAGTGGAGCAGGAGATCATTGAGCGGGTATTCCACCTCAGCGATCGCAATATCACCTCGTTAATGACGCACCGCAGTGACATGATCTGGTTCGACCTGAACGATACGGAAGATTCCATTCGCGACAAGATCATTAAAGAACCACACTCGGTTTATCCTATCTGCGATAAAGACCTCGATAATATCAAAGGCATTGTAAGCTTAAAAGACCTGTACGTTACCAACGATTTCCTGGCTTTTAAGTCGATTATGAAACCTGCACTGTTTGTGCCCGAGAACATCACGGCCTACCGCCTGCTGGAGCGGTTTAAACAACAGCGGGTACCCTCCTGCTTTATTGTTGATGAATATGGCAGCCTGCAGGGCATGATTACGTTAAATGACATCTTAACCGCCCTGGTAGGTGAAATGCCGGAAGAAAACGATGATTCCTACGAGATCGTAAAACGCAAAGACGGGTCGTACCTGGTTGATGCACAAATACCTTTCTATAATTTCCTGAGCCATTTCTACAAAGCCGAGTGGATGAGTGAAGTAGAACAGGAGTTTGATACCCTGGCCGGGTTCATCCTGCATCAGCTGGAGCGCATTCCGCACATCGGCGATACCATGGAGTGGAAAGGCTTTCAGTTCGAGATCATTGATATGGACGCACAGCGGATTGACAAGGTGTTGGTTACGGCGTCGCAGGAGATTCTTGAGGATATGAAAGATGGGACGGAGGAAGCGTGA
- a CDS encoding DUF6702 family protein — protein sequence MVILLFKWLFFSLASFSGGHSGEPASSLARHPLFVSVTEMNYNAADKDLEISCKIFTDDLEKTLANVYHTKVDLSAPANKQANDKLINDYIKTHLQLKLDGKAVTLSFVGFEKENDALWSYFEVDNATTVPKKIDVVNTILYESYDKQMNLMHVTVAGKRQSNKLNYPDKEISFQF from the coding sequence ATGGTAATACTACTATTTAAATGGTTGTTCTTTTCTTTAGCATCCTTTAGCGGCGGCCATTCAGGCGAGCCTGCAAGTTCCCTGGCGCGCCACCCGTTGTTTGTAAGTGTTACCGAAATGAACTACAATGCCGCTGATAAAGACCTGGAAATAAGCTGCAAAATCTTTACTGACGACCTGGAGAAAACGCTGGCGAACGTATACCACACCAAAGTTGATCTGAGCGCCCCTGCCAATAAACAGGCGAACGATAAACTGATAAACGATTACATTAAAACCCATTTGCAATTAAAGCTGGATGGCAAAGCAGTAACGCTGAGCTTTGTTGGTTTTGAAAAAGAGAACGATGCGCTATGGAGTTATTTTGAAGTGGATAATGCCACCACGGTGCCTAAAAAGATCGACGTGGTGAATACCATCCTATATGAATCATATGATAAACAAATGAATCTGATGCATGTGACTGTTGCCGGCAAAAGACAGAGCAACAAATTGAATTACCCGGATAAAGAAATAAGTTTTCAGTTTTGA
- a CDS encoding HupE/UreJ family protein, translating to MQDFTFYFQLGIDHILTPDAWDHILFVTALCLRYLWQDWRKVVVLVTAFTIGHSLTLALSALNYIHVNAGWIEFLIPLTIAATCINNMVQRKTEQQKRLPVIYFFALFFGLIHGLAFAGQFLSLEGKEGLIGHLLAFNLGIEAAQLLIVLIVLLLSYLVVQLLKLPRIVWLRGASALILVISLFLAYQRFPYHKNYHDESEKTVLASGSCCSCTV from the coding sequence ATGCAGGATTTTACATTTTATTTTCAATTGGGAATTGACCACATTCTCACCCCTGATGCATGGGACCACATCCTGTTCGTTACCGCTTTGTGCCTGCGTTATCTGTGGCAGGACTGGCGAAAAGTAGTGGTGCTGGTGACGGCCTTTACCATCGGTCATTCATTAACGCTGGCGCTGAGCGCCCTGAATTATATTCATGTAAATGCCGGCTGGATAGAGTTCCTGATACCGCTTACGATTGCCGCCACCTGTATAAATAACATGGTGCAGCGCAAAACCGAACAGCAAAAGCGGTTACCGGTGATCTATTTTTTTGCACTGTTCTTTGGCTTAATACACGGGCTGGCTTTTGCCGGGCAGTTCCTGAGCCTTGAAGGTAAGGAAGGGTTGATAGGTCATTTGCTGGCTTTTAATCTTGGCATAGAAGCCGCACAGCTGCTCATTGTGCTCATTGTGCTGCTCTTATCTTATTTAGTAGTGCAACTTCTTAAATTACCAAGAATTGTATGGTTGCGAGGTGCATCTGCCTTAATTTTGGTGATTTCACTCTTTTTAGCGTATCAAAGATTCCCATATCATAAAAACTACCATGATGAATCAGAAAAAACAGTTCTTGCTTCTGGCTCTTGCTGTAGCTGCACTGTATAA
- a CDS encoding M1 family metallopeptidase, producing MLLALAVAALYNGAQGQNIQNNPGSNHGNKFEQLGTILPTPNEYRTASGAPGPKYWQQKCDYDIKCELDETNLKLTGSEALTYFNNSPNTLTYLWLQLDENQHSSTKNANYQTGSGLPKQLDAAQIERFEEVTSDNGYGCNIVKITDALGAPLKYTINKTMMRVELPTALKPGQKFAFNINWNYKIADRFTFGGRGGYEYFPEDGNYLFTITQWYPRLCVYSDFQGWQNHQFTGRGEFALTFGNFKVQMTVPADHMVGATGECQNYAQVLSPAQMARYTKAQTAKEPVQIVTLDEAKKAETTKSKTKKTWIFKADNVRDFAWTSSRKFVWDAMPAVVESKKIMCMSFYGKEAYGLYSKFSTKAVAHTIKSYSKFTIPYPYPVAQSIEAANGMEYPMICFNYGRTDKDGFYSEATKYGMLGVIIHEVGHNFFPMIINSDERQWSWMDEGLNSFVEYLTEELYDNKFPIRGKGPAWAIVDYMKLPKDKLEPIMSNSENIIGFGPNAYTKPATGLNMLRETIMGRELFDYAFKEYARRWAFKHPEPADFFRTMEDASGEDLDWFWRGWFFGTDACDIAIDSVKSFKVDPNGAIPGDEVVTKQDKPMVTAFDDISKQRNRDDKNIHFLTDQDTTLHDFYWRYDRGLETLDTTAYQVTNPSIAEQADDATKQKAGDKFFYQVEFSNKGGLVMPIIVEWTFKDGSKQVDRIPAQVWRHNEKSVNKLFVKNKEVASIKLDPMRETADIDESNNSWGTMPTPSRFSIYKAKQQPRGQSMGVTPMQKAQEKKKGF from the coding sequence TTGCTTCTGGCTCTTGCTGTAGCTGCACTGTATAATGGCGCACAGGGCCAGAACATACAGAACAATCCGGGTTCGAACCACGGAAATAAATTTGAACAGTTGGGCACCATACTGCCAACACCCAACGAATACCGCACCGCCAGTGGTGCGCCCGGTCCTAAGTACTGGCAACAAAAATGCGATTACGATATCAAGTGCGAACTCGACGAAACCAACCTGAAACTGACCGGCAGCGAGGCCCTCACTTATTTCAACAATTCGCCCAATACGCTTACGTATTTGTGGCTGCAGCTGGATGAGAACCAGCACAGCTCGACCAAAAACGCCAATTACCAAACCGGCAGCGGCCTGCCCAAACAGCTGGATGCAGCCCAGATTGAGCGTTTTGAAGAAGTTACTTCAGACAATGGTTATGGCTGTAACATCGTAAAAATAACCGATGCATTGGGTGCACCGCTCAAATACACCATCAACAAAACCATGATGCGGGTTGAGTTACCAACTGCATTAAAACCCGGACAAAAATTCGCCTTCAACATTAACTGGAATTACAAGATCGCCGACCGCTTTACCTTTGGCGGCCGCGGTGGTTATGAATATTTCCCCGAAGATGGCAATTACCTGTTCACTATAACCCAATGGTATCCCCGCCTGTGCGTATACAGCGATTTCCAGGGCTGGCAGAACCACCAGTTCACCGGCCGTGGGGAGTTTGCATTAACCTTTGGCAACTTTAAGGTGCAAATGACCGTGCCTGCCGATCATATGGTGGGCGCCACCGGCGAATGCCAGAACTATGCACAGGTATTATCGCCCGCACAAATGGCGCGTTATACCAAAGCACAAACAGCTAAAGAACCCGTTCAGATAGTAACGCTGGATGAAGCTAAAAAAGCAGAGACCACCAAAAGCAAAACAAAGAAGACCTGGATCTTCAAGGCGGATAATGTACGCGACTTTGCCTGGACCTCTTCCCGCAAATTTGTATGGGATGCCATGCCAGCCGTTGTAGAAAGCAAAAAGATCATGTGTATGAGCTTTTATGGCAAGGAAGCCTATGGTTTGTACAGCAAGTTCTCCACCAAGGCTGTAGCTCATACCATTAAATCGTATTCCAAATTCACTATCCCCTACCCTTACCCTGTAGCGCAAAGTATTGAAGCTGCCAATGGCATGGAATACCCGATGATCTGCTTCAACTACGGCCGTACCGATAAAGATGGTTTTTATAGCGAAGCCACCAAATATGGCATGCTGGGCGTTATCATTCACGAAGTGGGTCACAACTTCTTCCCCATGATCATTAACAGCGATGAGCGTCAATGGAGCTGGATGGATGAAGGCCTGAACTCATTTGTAGAATACCTCACAGAAGAATTGTACGATAATAAATTTCCTATTCGCGGAAAAGGACCAGCCTGGGCCATCGTGGATTATATGAAATTGCCTAAGGACAAGCTGGAGCCTATTATGTCTAACTCAGAGAACATTATAGGTTTTGGTCCCAATGCGTATACCAAACCCGCTACCGGTTTAAATATGTTGCGCGAAACCATCATGGGCCGCGAACTGTTCGACTATGCGTTTAAAGAGTATGCACGCCGGTGGGCATTTAAACATCCCGAGCCGGCCGACTTCTTCCGCACCATGGAAGACGCTTCCGGTGAAGACCTTGACTGGTTCTGGCGCGGCTGGTTCTTTGGAACCGACGCCTGCGATATCGCTATCGACTCGGTAAAATCCTTTAAGGTTGATCCCAACGGCGCCATACCAGGTGACGAAGTGGTTACCAAACAGGATAAACCAATGGTTACCGCCTTTGATGACATTTCCAAACAACGCAACCGGGATGACAAAAACATCCACTTCCTGACCGACCAGGATACTACGTTGCACGATTTCTACTGGCGTTATGATCGCGGACTGGAAACACTGGACACCACGGCTTACCAGGTTACCAATCCTTCTATTGCCGAGCAGGCCGATGATGCTACGAAACAAAAAGCTGGCGATAAATTTTTCTACCAGGTAGAGTTCAGCAATAAAGGTGGTTTGGTTATGCCCATCATTGTTGAATGGACCTTTAAAGATGGCAGCAAACAGGTAGACCGCATTCCTGCCCAGGTTTGGCGTCACAATGAAAAATCAGTAAACAAGCTGTTTGTAAAAAACAAAGAAGTGGCTTCCATTAAACTGGACCCCATGCGTGAAACAGCAGATATTGATGAGTCAAACAACAGCTGGGGAACCATGCCAACACCTTCCAGGTTTTCAATCTACAAAGCAAAACAACAACCGCGCGGACAGTCAATGGGGGTAACACCTATGCAAAAAGCGCAGGAGAAGAAAAAAGGATTCTAA